Part of the Zhongshania aliphaticivorans genome, GAACAAAACGATAACCTTCCTGCATTAGCACTTGAGATGAAGGGGTGTCAGGCTTATCGTCGGTTAACGATGATGATTGATACGCTGGCGGTGTGATGCTTTGCGTAACATCATCCACACTAGGAACATTTGTTAGTGAGGTTTCTTGCTCACCAATAAAACTAATAATGCGATTGTCGCCAAAATCAATAGCGATCTGGGCACCCGGAGCGACTATTAAGGTTTCGTCTCCATGTAAAACATCCCCAACACTAAGCTCTCTGCGCGTACCATTAGCCGCGATAGCCCACGCCTGGCCAACAAGAGATACAACTGTAAACAGGATATTCATAGAAACCTCGTTAAATTCTTCCACACCAACCATCCAAATTGGTCAGCGTATATATTCAATGTACATGCATGATGCATGACAAAAAAATCATTCATTAATCCTGTCGAAAAAATAGCTCACCTATGTTTTTCGACACATTGTTTAGCGCTCGCTCAAGGCATTACCCTTTGCTCGAAGTAACGGTTTAAGTATGTAAGCGAGCACCGTGCGCTTACCGGTCATAATATCTAGCTGCACCGTCATTCCAGGAATCACCGAAAAGTGCGACCCTTCCTCAGCATCTGTAGTTATAGCCCGCACAAGATAATACGTGTTGTCATGCTCATCCGTGATACTGTCCGCACTGATATGCTGCAAGGTCGCAGACATACCACCATAAATAGAGAAATCATAGGCATGTAATTTAATAGTTGCCGGTAAACCCGGTCGCAAAAAAGCAATATCTTTAGGTGCGACCTTTGCCTCCACCATTAAGCGGTCGTCGCTAGGTACAATTTCAATGACAGAATGCCCCGGCTGCACCACGCCACCGAGGGTGTTATAAAGTACTCGCTGTACGGTGCCGTTAACAGGTGAGCGTATTTCAGAAAATTTAACCCGATCAGCCAAACCATCAACGTTTTTACTTAAACTGCTACGTGTACTTGTAGCCTCGCTAAGCTCAGCCCGCCACTGGTTTCGCATTCCTAACTCCACTTCCGAAATTCGCGCCTGAGCTTCTTGAACACCAGCCTCTACCTGACGCATCGCCGCAGCAACCTGATTACGCTCACCATCGGCTGCGGCTAGATCTCTCTCCAAGCGTAATATATCCATTTCAGACACTGCGCCAGACTGTAACAACGGAAGTGTTACCTGCAATTCTTTACTCGACATTTGATATGACTGCTGAACGGCATTCAGCCGAGCACGGGTTTCATCGAGTTCACGCAAGCGCTGACTGTGCTGTTCTTGAGCGATTAAAAGCCGTTGCTGCAATTCATCCATACTGGACTTGTAATAATCCAATTCTTGAGAAGCTACCTGCTGCTGGGCAGGACTCAATTCTTGGTCATATTGCGGCTCATAAGGCGTAGCAGCTATTAAGGCCTGTAAACGCTCTATCTTAGCGCTCAAGGCAAACATTTTTACCGCGCCTTCTTGGAAACTAGCAACAAAACGAGTCGAGTCAATTCGAACGAGCAAATCGCCCGCGCGAACAACGTCGCCTTCCGCAACAAAAATATTTTCAACAACACCGCCATCCACGGCTTGCACAACTTGTAACTGTTGCGAAGGAATAATTTTACCCTCTCCTCGCGTCACTTCGTCGACACTAGCAAATGCCGACCAAACGACTATAAGAATGAGAGTAATCACAACCGCATAAAGTAATCCTCGAGCTCGAATTTCTCGCTGTTCGTTGACTACTTGCTCAGCGGATATCTTCCAATCACGAGAAAAGCCAGAGAATCCAGCAAAAAAAGGCTTAAATAAGCGATCAACCCAATCTCGCCCCAATAAACTAATCACGGACAGACGGCCAACTTTTTCAAAAGCCAACTGTTCAGCTACTTTATTTTTGTTGTGATCAGGCTTTTTCTCGGTAGATGTCATACCGACTTCCTTTGAATCGTTCCGCGATCCAAGGCTTGTAACACGACCTGCTTCGGACCATTCGCCGCAATGCAGCCACCGTCCATAATGATAATTTTTTCTACCATATGTAGAAGACTAGTACGATGAGTAACCAATAAAAGTGTTTTACCTTTAGAAAATTCGGCAAGAGACTGGCTAACATGATTTTCCATCATGCTATCCATAGCACTTGTTGGCTCATCGAGTAATAACATAGCGCTATCAGGCATCAATGCTCTAGCAACCGCGATAGCCTGACGCTGGCCACCAGATAGACGGCGCCCCCCTTCCCCAACTTGCATTGAAAGCCCATCGGCATTCGTACCAACCAGAGACGCTAGACCTGACTTTTCAACAGCCTGAAACAGCCGCTCACGCGAAGGAACATCAGTTCCCAAGGTAATATTGTCGTAAACACTACCACTTAATAAATCCAAGTCTTGCGGAATATACCCCACAGCACGACGTAACTCAGCAATATCCAATTGCTCTATATGTACACCGTCAATAAATATACTTCCCTCTGTTGGCCGGTATAAACCTAAGATCAGTTTTTCAATGGTACTTTTACCTGACCCCGCCTGCCCCAAAATAGCAACTCGTTCACCAGCTAGCAGGTGGAAAGACACATCAGATAGAGCAGGGCGCTGCTCCCCAGGATAGACAAATGAGACATTACGAAATTCAATTTCACCACGTAGTTGTGGACGGCTAATTAACTGTTTTCCTGGCACACGCTCTTGCTCGTTCGCCATAATGCCATCTAATGATTCCATAGCAGTAGCAGCTTGGTGGTACTGGGTCAGCAAAGATGCTACCTGTGATACCGGTGCCAATGCACGGGAAGAAAGCATATAAGCTGCAATCAATGCACCTTGACTCATATCACCAGCAATAACCAAATACACACCAACTATCATCATGGCGACTGCCACAGATTGTTGAACCCACGCCGCACAGATTGCAACCGATCCACCCAATAAACGCTGTTTACCTGAGCAACCAGACAAAAAAACTGTGGCTTGCTCCCACAGCGCTTGCATTCGGCCCGAGGCATTAAAAGCTTTCAAAGTTTGTGCCGTTGCAAGGCTCTCGATTAACCCGGCATTACGTTGCGCACTAGCTTGATTGGATGTCTCGGCCAGTTGATGCATGCGGCCTTGAACAGAAAGGGCATATAAAAGCACTACCAGAGCGCCAATAAATACCGGCACCGCCATATAAAATGAAATCAACGCGATAATTAAAATGAACAGTAAAAAAAATGGTAGATCAATCAGCGCCACAACAACCATTGAGCCAATAAATGATCGCACCGATTCAAAAGCCTGCACATTTGCGGCGAAGGAACCAATGGACGGTGGATTATGCTCCATCCGCATTCCCAAAATGCTTTCCATTATTCGCGACGAGAGCACAACATCGGCCCTCTGCGCAGCAAGCTCCACAAACCAGCTGCGCAACATTCTTAAACTCAAGTCGGCACAAATAATTAAGATAGCACCCGCGGCAAGAACCCATAGAGTATCTGTTGCATGATTTGGAACAACGCGATCGTATACATTCATGACAAACAAAGGCATCGTCAATGCCAATATATTGACAAAAAATGCAGCAACGAGCACATCACGGTAGACTCTACGGTTTGCTGAAATTGTACGCCAAAACCAATGCTCTCCACGCCCACTTAACGATTCAGACTCAACATCAGGGTTTTCATTAGGCTGAAACAACTGACGGCAATAAATTGCCATGCCAATGTAGCCATCCTGCAGACTATCCAAGTCAACTTCTTGTAACGCCATGCCCAATTCAGGTAAGCGCAGCCACGCTTTTCCGGCCGCAATATCTAGGCGTTCAAGCACACTGGCTCGACTATCTTCTTGCAAGATAATACAAGGAAGTAATTGCTGATTAATCCGAGCCAATGGCTGCTTGGCTATATTTGTGACAAGACCAACCCGTTTCGCGGCTCGGGCCACCAGCGCAGGTGTCAAACGCCCCCCCACCAAGCCCAGTCCATCCACCAGAGCACCTCGACTCGTGGTAATGCCGTGAACTTCAGCCATTTTTAATAAACAGCTACTCAGCGGATCATCAAACTGTGTTTCCATATTATCCTAACCGTCAACAAGGCCAATAAAATAAGCCTTGTTTCAACTGTTCTGGCCTGGGGAGTAACTACTCAGATCGCTGAATAAGCAAATCGACTCGACGGTTTTTTAACCGGCCACTTGCG contains:
- a CDS encoding type I secretion system permease/ATPase, whose protein sequence is METQFDDPLSSCLLKMAEVHGITTSRGALVDGLGLVGGRLTPALVARAAKRVGLVTNIAKQPLARINQQLLPCIILQEDSRASVLERLDIAAGKAWLRLPELGMALQEVDLDSLQDGYIGMAIYCRQLFQPNENPDVESESLSGRGEHWFWRTISANRRVYRDVLVAAFFVNILALTMPLFVMNVYDRVVPNHATDTLWVLAAGAILIICADLSLRMLRSWFVELAAQRADVVLSSRIMESILGMRMEHNPPSIGSFAANVQAFESVRSFIGSMVVVALIDLPFFLLFILIIALISFYMAVPVFIGALVVLLYALSVQGRMHQLAETSNQASAQRNAGLIESLATAQTLKAFNASGRMQALWEQATVFLSGCSGKQRLLGGSVAICAAWVQQSVAVAMMIVGVYLVIAGDMSQGALIAAYMLSSRALAPVSQVASLLTQYHQAATAMESLDGIMANEQERVPGKQLISRPQLRGEIEFRNVSFVYPGEQRPALSDVSFHLLAGERVAILGQAGSGKSTIEKLILGLYRPTEGSIFIDGVHIEQLDIAELRRAVGYIPQDLDLLSGSVYDNITLGTDVPSRERLFQAVEKSGLASLVGTNADGLSMQVGEGGRRLSGGQRQAIAVARALMPDSAMLLLDEPTSAMDSMMENHVSQSLAEFSKGKTLLLVTHRTSLLHMVEKIIIMDGGCIAANGPKQVVLQALDRGTIQRKSV
- a CDS encoding HlyD family type I secretion periplasmic adaptor subunit yields the protein MTSTEKKPDHNKNKVAEQLAFEKVGRLSVISLLGRDWVDRLFKPFFAGFSGFSRDWKISAEQVVNEQREIRARGLLYAVVITLILIVVWSAFASVDEVTRGEGKIIPSQQLQVVQAVDGGVVENIFVAEGDVVRAGDLLVRIDSTRFVASFQEGAVKMFALSAKIERLQALIAATPYEPQYDQELSPAQQQVASQELDYYKSSMDELQQRLLIAQEQHSQRLRELDETRARLNAVQQSYQMSSKELQVTLPLLQSGAVSEMDILRLERDLAAADGERNQVAAAMRQVEAGVQEAQARISEVELGMRNQWRAELSEATSTRSSLSKNVDGLADRVKFSEIRSPVNGTVQRVLYNTLGGVVQPGHSVIEIVPSDDRLMVEAKVAPKDIAFLRPGLPATIKLHAYDFSIYGGMSATLQHISADSITDEHDNTYYLVRAITTDAEEGSHFSVIPGMTVQLDIMTGKRTVLAYILKPLLRAKGNALSER